TCCGATGTCGATCAACTCTCGAGCTCGAATGTATTTGGGGCTCCAACGTCTTGGATGATTCACCACGGTCGTGATGTGATGCTTGTCGGCGAGTCGAACCATGCTGCGTGCGCCGCGCAGACTGGTGGCAATGGCCTTCTCGATCCAGATCGCCTTCACCCCGGCCTCGGCGCAATGCTTGAACATGATGTGGCGTTCCGGCGCGTACGCCGTGAGGCTGACGATGTCGGGACGCTCGGCTGCGAGCATTTCGCGGTAGTCGCGATAGACATGCTTTACTCGCCAGCGGCGCTTGAAAAATTCTCGGCGTTCACAGTCGATGTCCGCACCGGCGACCACCCGGATCCGGCGGCTCTTGCGATAGTGACCCATGTGGCTGGCGGGCTTGCGCCGCAGGGGATCTTCTTCGAAAAGGCTCGCGGTCCTGCCGCAACCGATCACCGCACCGCGATACGAAACTGCCAAGTCCGCGCCCCCCGCAATACGTAGCGGCAACTCGATCCCACATCTTATGTGTGGTAGCGAGACAACTCGAAGCTTCAGCGATGTGCTGAGGGGTACAGGGGAAATCTCCGAGTGACGCTCCGAAGATTCTCGTTGCACGATCCGGGGAACTACCCGGTCATTTCAGGTCGCGTATTGATCGAACAGATAATTCACGATGTCCTGTGACTCGAACATTTCGGTCCCCGTGTTCGGATCTCTGAGCCACGGCACCATCATCTTCCCCGAGCGCTCTGTGAAGCTCGCACGCGACGGGCTTCCCCTGGCCACGTTGCGCAGCAGGTACGGAATTTCGAGGGTGCAGAGCGCCTCCCGTACCAGGCGGGAAAACGGAGAGGCTTCGTAGCTTGCGAGTTCGAGGGGCTCGTGGGGTTCGCGCGACGGCGTGACCCGCGAGCCGGCGGTCCCCCGCGACAAGCCGGAGATAATGGAGGAGATGTCGGTCAACGGGCCCAGCCCCAACATCAAGGGGACGCTTCCGTCTCCGTACTGGCTGAACAGGTATCGCACGATGTCGCTGGATTCATACATCTCGACTCCGGTGTTGGGATCGACGAGATAGGGGAACAGCGCCTTGCCACCTCGCTTGATC
This portion of the Myxococcales bacterium genome encodes:
- a CDS encoding glutathione S-transferase N-terminal domain-containing protein; its protein translation is MTTSVLISIGRLGSGGAVGKLGARPEKQLELYEFEACPFCRKVREALSILDLEVRILPCPKGGERFRPALIKRGGKALFPYLVDPNTGVEMYESSDIVRYLFSQYGDGSVPLMLGLGPLTDISSIISGLSRGTAGSRVTPSREPHEPLELASYEASPFSRLVREALCTLEIPYLLRNVARGSPSRASFTERSGKMMVPWLRDPNTGTEMFESQDIVNYLFDQYAT